TATGACGGCAACTGCTCAAATCTGCACGGCCATAACTGGATTGTAGAGGCGCACATACGGTGCACCAAACTCAACCAATTAGGCATGGGCATAGATTTCAGGGATATCAAAAGTGTGGTCAAGGATGTTTTAAGCAAGCTGGATCACACCAACCTTAATGAAGTTGCCGAATTCGGATCAATCAACCCCACGGCTGAAAATCTGTCAAAATTTCTCTATTCTGAACTGTGCAGGCGCCTGAACACCGAATTCATCAAAGTCAAGAAAGTCGTAGTATTCGAAAGTCCGGGCTGCGGATCTTCCTACCGGGAGATATAAGTGTCCCTGGACATCTGCGAAATTTTTTACAGCCTGCAGGGGGAATCCATCTGGGCGGGCCTTGCCTGTGTGTTTGTCCGGCTTTCCGGATGCAATCTGTCCTGTTCCTGGTGTGATACCACCTATAACGCAGCAGATCCCACCCCTATGACCATAAGTCAGATCGTGGACAAAGTGGCAGCCTTTGACTGCCCCATGGTTGAAATTACCGGCGGCGAGCCGTTGATTCAGACCCAGACACCGGCATTGATATCCGAACTGCTGGAAAAAGGATATCAGGTGCTGCTGGAAACCAATGGGAGCCTGAGCATTAAACCTGTGGACCCCGCCTGTACCCGCATCATGGATGTGAAGTGCCCTTCGTCCGGCGAAGCCGGGTCATTTCTTTTTGACAACTTTAATCACATGACAGTTCGGGATGAAATAAAATTTGTCGTGGGTTCACGGCAGGACTATGAATATGCCGCATCCATTATTCAAACACACCTTGGGCACCATCCCAGAGAAAAGATCCACATTTGCCCGGTTTTTGACTGTATTGAACTTTCGGACCTGGCGGCATGGATACTTAAAGACAGACTGGGTGCAAGACTGTCCCTTCAACAACACAAAATCATCTGGGATCCGGATTTAAGAGGAGTATAACCCATGACAAAAAAAGCCGTTGTTCTCTCATCTGGGGGAATTGACTCCACCACTGCCATGGCCATTGCCAGGGACAGGGGGCTTGATATTTACAGTTTAAGCTTCAGGTACGGCCAGCGCCACAGCGTAGAGTTGGAATGTGCAAAGAAAGTGGCGTTGCACCTGGGGGCCTGTGACCATAAAATTGTGGATATTGATTTGCGCCAGTTTGGGGGCTCTGCGCTCACAGACGACATTGCCGTACCCAAACACGAGAGCGTTTCACAAATTGATCAATCCCAAATCCCCGTCACCTATGTACCGGCCAGAAACACTATCTTTTTATCCTATGCCATGGCCTGGGCCGAGGTGCTTAAAGCCGAAGCGATTTTCATCGGCGTCACAGCCGTGGATTATTCAGGATATCCGGACTGCAGGCCCCAATTTATTGACGCATTTCAGACCATGGCCAACCTGGCCACAAAAACCGGGATAACCAAAGAGACGGTTTTGACCATTGAAACGCCTTTGATCCAAATGTCAAAATCCGAAATAATCACCACCGGCCATGGGTTGGGCGTGGACTACAACCTGACCATCTCCTGTTATGATCCAGACGGCCAGGGCCGCTCCTGTGGGAAGTGCGACTCCTGCCTGCACCGCAAAAAAGGATTTACCGAGGCCGGTATCCCTGATCCGACCATCTACGCATAGGATTTGACCAGCGCATTAAAAGAAATTATGACATGAGCACCTCGTCTAAGGATTTAGTACTAAAAATATTTGAAAAATGCGCAGGAAGCTGCGGGTGTAACGTTTGTAGAACGCATTTGGATGAAGATTGCCTGTTTTTCACCGAACTTTACAGATTGGATGACGAAGTGATTGAACAGGGGGGAATACTTGATAATAAAACTGTATCTCAACTGCTTGACCTTTGCACGATGTGTGGGCTGTGCCCCTGCCCTGATATCAGAATGCTCATTCTTCAAGCAAAAGCGGCCAATGCCGATGAAAACGGTATTCCCCTGACAGACAGCATTGTGGCTGATATTCAAAAAGCCGGCAAATTAGGGACATTGCTGAGCCATGCCGCCAACCCGGTGAACAGATGCAACACCACCGCTTCAATTGTAAAAAAAGTATTGAAAATAGATCCTAACAGACAACTTCCCAGGTTTCCGGATCAAAATTTTTTCCAATGGGCCAAGAACAAAGGTCATCATTTAGAAAAAAGGGATTCAGCCAATACTGAACAAAAAGTTGCCTACTTTGCAGGTTGCAGTGCCGGATATTTTTTCCCGGAAGTTGGAAAGGCTACGGTCAATTTCCTTGAGCGCTTAGGGGTCAAGGTTTTTGTACCAGAACAAAACTGCTGCGGTATGCCCCTTTTAATGGAAGGCCAAAAAAAAAAGCGCTGGAGAAAATAAGGGCCAATATTGAAACATTGATGCAGGCTGTCAACAATGGTTATAAAATAATATGCTCCTGTCCGACATGCGGCTATTTTTACAAGAAACTGCTGCTTGAAAACGCCTATTTTTCCCAAGCCGCCCAGGAGCGTTTACAAACCCGGAACAATGAAATAAAGGTGCCTTTGGGTTCCGGAGCAAGTAAATTTCTTTCACTTCCCAAAGCAATTTATCAGAAAGTGTTTAAGGATGATGGTTATTTTTCATCAATCGCCCCCATGGACAGAATCGATCTGTCACAAGCGGTCCTGGATCTTGGAGAGTATTTATTATCTTTTCAGCAAACGCATGATTTGACATTCAAAATAAACACCTCCGAAACATCTTTGATCTATTTTGCCTCTTGTCACCAAAGAGAACAGGACATCGGTCAACCCTACCTCAAAATTTTTTCAACCATCCCGGAGGCAGATATGATTCAAGTAGGCGGTGCTTTGAGTTGCTGCGGAATGGGTGGGCATCTGGGATATAAAAAATCATTTCACAAACAGAGTTTAAAGACAGGGCAGTCTGTATTTAACGCGTTTGAATCTGAAAAAGATCGAACAATTGTAACCGATTGCCTGAGCTGCCGGTTACAGTTTTCCCACGTCTTTGATCGAAAAATCGTTCATCCCATTGAACTTCTGGAAATATAGCTGTAAACAGCTTCTATGAATTCCGGGGAATTGACAGGACGTGTTCCCCGGAATTGTTTGAAATTATCAAGCGTTCCGGGCCGCCGCTATTGCGGAAAGCACCTTGTCCGGTGTGGCCGGAAGGTTTGTAACCAGAGCACCGCAGGCATTTTCAATGGCGTTGATGACAGCCGGCGCTGTTGAAACCATGGACATCTCCCCAACCCCGGTGGAGCCAAGGGTTCCCCGCTTTCTATGCGTTTCTCTAAAAAACACCTCCATGTCAAAGGCGGTTTTCATGGTGGGGAATTTAAACGTACGCCAGTCTTTTGTTTTTCCGGCGATATACTGTTCACGAAGGGCATATCCCACCCCCATGTCCATGCCGCCTTCCATCTGGCCCGTAAAGTTATTGGGGTTTATAACAGGCCCTGCGTCAACCACAGCGGTCATTTTTAATACCTTGACCTCTCCTGTTTCTGTGTTGACTTCCACTTCGGCCAGTTGGATGGAATGTGTATCAGATTCCGTTGACGGTCCCTGGCCTGTTTCCGGATCCAGGGGCGCGGTTTGAAATGTTGATTTATTCCCCGCGTAACGGGTGGGCTTTTCTGCGGCCTTAAAGTCCTCGAACCGCTTTGATCCGACTTCATCCATGGCCTGCTTCAATTGCTTTAAGGCATCTACGGTCGCACCGCCAACCATCAAGGTGACCCTACTGCCGGAAGCAGGCCCTGCGGCTGTAGTTTTTTCCGTTGTCCGGCTAACGGCGCGAACCTTGTCAAGGGGCAGCTCCAGCACCTGTGCGGCCAGCTGGGTAAGCATGGAATCATTGCCTTCTCCCGGGTCTGCGGCCGCAGCATATACGGTTACCCCGTCATCGGGGTCCAGCTCCACAGCCGAGGTGGATTTATCGGCCGGAAAACCAATGCCGAAGGCAGCCGCCCCCAGACCGATCCCGCGTTTAACAGGTCCCGTGTTATCATGGGCCTTTGCATCTGCCAAGGCCCTTTCATAATGGGGTAAAATATCATCGCACAGTTCGGGAAACGGCCACACATCGTCCTGGACATGCCCGGTTGCCTTGGTCAGCCCTATTTTAAGGCTGTTTTGTTTCCTGAACGCCAGCGGGTCCATATTTAGTTTTCGGGAAAGCATATTCATGCCGCACTCAAGGGCATAATGCGCCTGTGGGGGGCCTGCACCCCGGGCGGCACTTCCCCAGGGGTTATTGGTATAAACAAGCTTTGAAGCCACCTTGATGTTGGGCACATAATAAGAGCTTGTCAGCATTTGAAGGGCCCGGTTGATAATGACGTTGCCGATGGAGTGATACGCACCGTTATCTACGAATATATCCATTTCAAGGGCTGTGAGTTTGCCCTTCTCGTCAGCACCCATTTTCAATTGGATGTCAAAGGGGTGGCGTTTGGAGCTGATCATCATGGATTCCGCAAGGCTTGGAATGTAACGTACGGGCCGCTTGAACTTCAATGCAGCAGCCGCCGCTATCCCCTCGGTGAAGACTTCCAGTTTCATACCGAACTGGCCACCGGAAAAAGGCTCTTCATAACGAATGTTATCGTATCCGAGCGCAGTCTGCAATGTTGCCATGTGAAGATGGATGTTAATACTGCGGCCCATCACCACCAAAACGGCATCCTGACCCTCTCCTTCCATGTAGGCCACACTGTTTTCAGGTTCCAGCGGGGCCTGATGGTTTAACTGGGTGGTAAAATTTTGTTCAATCACGGCGGCCGCTTTTTTGAACCCGTCGTCCGTATCCCCTTTGATCAAAGGCTGGGAAAAACATAGATTGGGCGTATGGGGATGAATCTGTGGCGCATCAGGTTCCATGGCCCGGGCGGTGGTGGTCACCTCAGGTAACAGCGTATATTGCACCTCCACGGCCTGGGCAGCAGCCAACGCCTGTTCACGGGTGTGGGCCACCACGGCGGCGACCGCATCCCCCATGGTCCGCACCCGGTCTTCACACAGGATAGGGCGGTCTTCCACAACATATTTCAAACGGTTGGTGCCTTTGATATCTTCGGCAGTCAGTGTGCCGATAAAGCCCGGCATTTTTTCGGCCCTGGAAAAATCTATTTTTTGAATCATAGCATGCATGTGAGGGCTTCGTACCACGGCGATTTCCACAGCATCCGGCATGAGGATATCCGAGGTAAAGGCAGCGGTGCCGCATGCTTTAATCATGGCCGACGGCCTGGAGTGTGAAACGCCGATTTTGGGGTCGGTGGGTAAAGGGGTGATCTCTTCAGGTGTTTTGTCGCCCCTGAGAAACTGGGCGGCCAGTTGCACGGCTTCAATGATTTTTACATAACCTGTACAGCGGCAGATATTGCGGCGCAACGCGTGCTTGATCTCTTCAATCGTGGGATTAAGATTGGTGTCCAGCAAGGCTTTGGCCGCCATAATCATGCCGGGCGTACAGAATCCGCACTGGATCGCCCCTGACAAGGCAAACGCATGCTGAATAAGATGCGGGTTTTCCGGCGTGCCTACCCCCTCAATGGAGATCACAGACGCCCCATCAAGTTTATCTACTTTGGTCAGACACGACAATACCGCTTTTTTATTGACGATGACGGTGCATGCGCCGCATTGCCCTTTTCTGTCACAGGATTGTTTGGTGCCGGTCAGGTTTAACTGCTCCCGGAGCAAATCAAGCAGAACCAGGTTTTTATCGGCAATCACCTCTCTTTCGCAACCATTGATCGTTAAAGCAATTTTCTTCATTTTTAATCCTTGGTTTACTATGCACGGTTAAATACGAAATAAATCAAAATATAATTTTCAAATGGTGGTGCGGTCCGTGCCGGGAATCTCCCGTTCATGGATTCCCAGCAGGAACAAAAGGCCATCCAGGCCCATGGTGGAAATGGTATTGGCGGCTTTTTCCCGGACAACGGGCTTGGCATTAAAGGCCACACCGAGTCCGGCAATGGAAATCATAGGCAGGTCATTGGCACCGTCACCCACGGCAATGGTCTGCTGGATGGACAGATTTTCTTTTTTTGCCAGCTCACGCAAAAGGTCGGCCTTTTTCTGTCCGTCCACTATTTCGCCGGTAACGCCCCCTGTGACTTCGCCATTCTCTATTTCAAGGGTGTTGGCAAATACATAATCAAACCCCAGTATCTCTTTAAGATAATTGCCCACAAAGGTAAAGCCGCCGGAAAGGATGGCAAGTTTGTAGCCAAGGCCCTTCAAGGTCCGGGTTACCAGATCGGCCCCGTCGGTCAGCGGCAGGCTTCGGGCCAGACCCTGGATATCCTTCTCCTTTAATCCTTTGAGCAGGGACACACGCCGCCTGAAACTCTCTTTGAAATCAATTTCCCCGCGCATGGCGGATTCCGTGATCTGGGCCACCTGATCACCGACTCCGGCCAGTTTTGCCAGTTCATCAATCACCTCAGCCTGGATCAATGTGGAATCCATGTCGAACACAACAAGTTTACGGTTTTTACGATAGATATTGTCTTCATGAAAGGAGATATCAATGCCCAGATCCTGGGAGATGTGAATGAACCTGCCCTTCATATCGGGAATGCTTTTAGGGGTGCCGGATACGGCAAACTGAATACAGGCCATGGGGGGCTCCGAAGGTCTTTTCAGGGACCTGCGGCCGGACATACGGGTAATGGAATCAATGTTCAGATCATGATCGGTAATCACAGTGGAGACAGCGGAAATCTGGGCTGTGGTGATAGCCCGGCCCATGACCGTGATAATCCGGCGCTCCTTATCCTGGGTCTGGACCCAGGTTTCATAGTCGTTGGGCGCCACAGGCGAAACATCCACGGCCAGCCCCATTTTGTGTCCTTCAAAGATCAGATCCTTAAACATCAGGGAAAAATCCTGGGAACACGGAATATCCACCAGCATACCCAATGAGATATGTTCATGAATGACAGCCTGGCCAATATCCAGTATGCTCACCCGATACTGGGCCAGAATGGTTGAAATCCTTGCGGTAAGCCCTTTTTGGTCCTTGCCCGTAATGCTGATAAGAACGATATCGCCCATATTCTATCCCCTGTCGTATTTAATCTTTAAAAGTATATTCTCGTTGTGCCGAGCCTAATTTATAGCCCCGGCATTTCAATCTGTAAAGTCGTTTCGGTCCATCTGCCGGACCAGATCTGCCAG
Above is a window of uncultured Desulfobacter sp. DNA encoding:
- the serB gene encoding phosphoserine phosphatase SerB encodes the protein MGDIVLISITGKDQKGLTARISTILAQYRVSILDIGQAVIHEHISLGMLVDIPCSQDFSLMFKDLIFEGHKMGLAVDVSPVAPNDYETWVQTQDKERRIITVMGRAITTAQISAVSTVITDHDLNIDSITRMSGRRSLKRPSEPPMACIQFAVSGTPKSIPDMKGRFIHISQDLGIDISFHEDNIYRKNRKLVVFDMDSTLIQAEVIDELAKLAGVGDQVAQITESAMRGEIDFKESFRRRVSLLKGLKEKDIQGLARSLPLTDGADLVTRTLKGLGYKLAILSGGFTFVGNYLKEILGFDYVFANTLEIENGEVTGGVTGEIVDGQKKADLLRELAKKENLSIQQTIAVGDGANDLPMISIAGLGVAFNAKPVVREKAANTISTMGLDGLLFLLGIHEREIPGTDRTTI
- a CDS encoding heterodisulfide reductase-related iron-sulfur binding cluster produces the protein MSTSSKDLVLKIFEKCAGSCGCNVCRTHLDEDCLFFTELYRLDDEVIEQGGILDNKTVSQLLDLCTMCGLCPCPDIRMLILQAKAANADENGIPLTDSIVADIQKAGKLGTLLSHAANPVNRCNTTASIVKKVLKIDPNRQLPRFPDQNFFQWAKNKGHHLEKRDSANTEQKVAYFAGCSAGYFFPEVGKATVNFLERLGVKVFVPEQNCCGMPLLMEGQKKKRWRK
- the queC gene encoding 7-cyano-7-deazaguanine synthase QueC; the encoded protein is MTKKAVVLSSGGIDSTTAMAIARDRGLDIYSLSFRYGQRHSVELECAKKVALHLGACDHKIVDIDLRQFGGSALTDDIAVPKHESVSQIDQSQIPVTYVPARNTIFLSYAMAWAEVLKAEAIFIGVTAVDYSGYPDCRPQFIDAFQTMANLATKTGITKETVLTIETPLIQMSKSEIITTGHGLGVDYNLTISCYDPDGQGRSCGKCDSCLHRKKGFTEAGIPDPTIYA
- a CDS encoding molybdopterin cofactor-binding domain-containing protein encodes the protein MKKIALTINGCEREVIADKNLVLLDLLREQLNLTGTKQSCDRKGQCGACTVIVNKKAVLSCLTKVDKLDGASVISIEGVGTPENPHLIQHAFALSGAIQCGFCTPGMIMAAKALLDTNLNPTIEEIKHALRRNICRCTGYVKIIEAVQLAAQFLRGDKTPEEITPLPTDPKIGVSHSRPSAMIKACGTAAFTSDILMPDAVEIAVVRSPHMHAMIQKIDFSRAEKMPGFIGTLTAEDIKGTNRLKYVVEDRPILCEDRVRTMGDAVAAVVAHTREQALAAAQAVEVQYTLLPEVTTTARAMEPDAPQIHPHTPNLCFSQPLIKGDTDDGFKKAAAVIEQNFTTQLNHQAPLEPENSVAYMEGEGQDAVLVVMGRSINIHLHMATLQTALGYDNIRYEEPFSGGQFGMKLEVFTEGIAAAAALKFKRPVRYIPSLAESMMISSKRHPFDIQLKMGADEKGKLTALEMDIFVDNGAYHSIGNVIINRALQMLTSSYYVPNIKVASKLVYTNNPWGSAARGAGPPQAHYALECGMNMLSRKLNMDPLAFRKQNSLKIGLTKATGHVQDDVWPFPELCDDILPHYERALADAKAHDNTGPVKRGIGLGAAAFGIGFPADKSTSAVELDPDDGVTVYAAAADPGEGNDSMLTQLAAQVLELPLDKVRAVSRTTEKTTAAGPASGSRVTLMVGGATVDALKQLKQAMDEVGSKRFEDFKAAEKPTRYAGNKSTFQTAPLDPETGQGPSTESDTHSIQLAEVEVNTETGEVKVLKMTAVVDAGPVINPNNFTGQMEGGMDMGVGYALREQYIAGKTKDWRTFKFPTMKTAFDMEVFFRETHRKRGTLGSTGVGEMSMVSTAPAVINAIENACGALVTNLPATPDKVLSAIAAARNA
- a CDS encoding radical SAM protein, whose product is MSLDICEIFYSLQGESIWAGLACVFVRLSGCNLSCSWCDTTYNAADPTPMTISQIVDKVAAFDCPMVEITGGEPLIQTQTPALISELLEKGYQVLLETNGSLSIKPVDPACTRIMDVKCPSSGEAGSFLFDNFNHMTVRDEIKFVVGSRQDYEYAASIIQTHLGHHPREKIHICPVFDCIELSDLAAWILKDRLGARLSLQQHKIIWDPDLRGV
- a CDS encoding heterodisulfide reductase-related iron-sulfur binding cluster, whose protein sequence is MQAVNNGYKIICSCPTCGYFYKKLLLENAYFSQAAQERLQTRNNEIKVPLGSGASKFLSLPKAIYQKVFKDDGYFSSIAPMDRIDLSQAVLDLGEYLLSFQQTHDLTFKINTSETSLIYFASCHQREQDIGQPYLKIFSTIPEADMIQVGGALSCCGMGGHLGYKKSFHKQSLKTGQSVFNAFESEKDRTIVTDCLSCRLQFSHVFDRKIVHPIELLEI
- the queD gene encoding 6-carboxytetrahydropterin synthase QueD → MPGVYDICVQDHFAAAHSLRGYDGNCSNLHGHNWIVEAHIRCTKLNQLGMGIDFRDIKSVVKDVLSKLDHTNLNEVAEFGSINPTAENLSKFLYSELCRRLNTEFIKVKKVVVFESPGCGSSYREI